In one Culex quinquefasciatus strain JHB chromosome 2, VPISU_Cqui_1.0_pri_paternal, whole genome shotgun sequence genomic region, the following are encoded:
- the LOC6053525 gene encoding neurogenic locus protein delta, whose amino-acid sequence MNRIYFGSALCLTLLLFIAETECSGLFELKLKYFNNERGVDNEGACCSGRSDPVSGNCIGACKTRFRACLKHYQAKIDPSSPCTFGNVITPVLEGNSLNLTERSKQVPFENPIRFPFEFGWPGTFTLIVEAWLDTNETTSRAHGVLISRLSIQRVLDVSPDWTEDSYNSSYTTIQYAFRVTCDSSYYGPGCANLCRKRDDQFGHYTCSPNGERVCLTGWQGDYCTTPRCTPGCDEQHGHCNKPNECICQSGWKGELCDECEPYPGCMHGTCKKPWECLCNEGWGGLFCNQDLNFCTNHKPCQNGGTCFNTGQGSYTCKCPPGFTGTECETVISDCAATPCLNNGVCHDEKQGGYRCDCPNGWIGAHCEKETVTCAEKPCLHGTCKDTLQGFKCDCPAGYSGTACEVQINECNPSPCENGGVCSNQGDSFSCKCSDGYSGTRCEVNIDDCQGNPCNNGGSCVDMVNQFRCQCVPGFIGSLCENRVDLCLTKPCANGGTCTNLNNDYSCKCRPGFTGKDCSVDVDECHSSPCKNGGTCVNRVNSYQCVCAGGFRGASCDEEALSASWGSATGSISAHMAGGHQEAHSGRSDGLSSGQIVLIAIFSVATPLAAFIATAVVICMKRKRRREQEKDDAEARKQNEQNASHMTHHHHNSMSSPKRSSNSALTNLDTSHHMIKNTWDKSVNNMSASASLDDGCLMNSSLYGALPGTYDSNPSSSEQCYQAAAIPATLQRAKSQKQLNTDPIVMHRASQMIATGSGTTAGGQSSQHVAGPIAGVSSAGVSSSSAAVSVVNPKEMLLEKRISVLSDVSLCNSRWSGAPQNRQIIGPCSPPHV is encoded by the exons ACTGAATGTTCGGGACTTTTCGAGCTAAAGCTCAAATATTTCAACAACGAGCGAGGGGTGGATAACGAGGGAGCTTGCTGTTCGGGGCGGTCCGACCCGGTTAGCGGGAACTGTATCGGGGCATGCAAGACACGGTTTCGGGCATGTTTGAAGCATTACCAGGCCAAAATCGATCCGTCCTCGCCGTGCACGTTCGGCAACGTTATTACACCCGTGCTGGAAGGCAACTCACTCAACCTGACCGAGCGGAGCAAGCAAGTGCCATTCGAGAACCCGATCCGGTTCCCGTTCGAGTTTGGTTGGCCG GGCACCTTCACGCTGATAGTTGAAGCATGGCTTGATACGAACGAAACGACATCCAGAGCGCACG GTGTTTTAATCTCACGACTGTCGATCCAGCGGGTTCTAGACGTGTCGCCGGATTGGACCGAGGACAGCTATAACTCATCGTACACGACAATACAGTACGCCTTCCGTGTCACCTGTGACTCATCGTACTACGGGCCGGGATGTGCCAACCTGTGTCGGAAGCGTGACGACCAGTTCGGCCACTACACTTGCTCCCCGAACGGCGAGCGGGTGTGCCTCACCGGCTGGCAGGGCGACTACTGTACGACCC CCCGTTGCACCCCCGGATGTGATGAGCAGCACGGCCATTGCAATAAGCCCAATGAATGCAT CTGCCAGTCCGGATGGAAGGGAGAGCTGTGCGACGAGTGCGAACCGTACCCGGGCTGCATGCACGGAACCTGCAAGAAGCCGTGGGAGTGCCTGTGCAACGAAGGCTGGGGCGGTTTGTTCTGCAACCAGGACTTGAACTTTTGCACCAACCACAAACCGTGCCAGAACGGTGGAACCTGCTTCAACACGGGCCAGGGCTCGTACACGTGCAAGTGTCCACCGGGCTTTACCGGCACCGAGTGCGAAACGGTCATCAGTGATTGCGCGGCCACGCCATGCCTCAACAACGGAGTGTGTCACGACGAGAAGCAGGGAGGTTACCGGTGCGATTGTCCCAACGGTTGGATCGGAGCTCACTGTGAGAAGGAAACGGTAACGTGTGCGGAGAAGCCCTGCCTGCATGGGACGTGCAAAGACACTCTTCAAGGGTTCAAGTGCGATTGTCCGGCCGGATACAGCGGAACGGCTTGCGAGGTCCAAATCAACGAGTGCAATCCAAGCCCGTGCGAGAACGGTGGCGTTTGCTCGAACCAAGGAGACTCCTTCAGCTGCAAGTGTTCCGATGGGTACAGTGGAACGAGATGCGAAGTAAACATTGACGACTGCCAGGGAAATCCGTGCAATAACGGCGGCTCTTGCGTGGATATGGTTAACCAGTTCCGGTGCCAGTGCGTTCCCGGTTTCATTGGATCTTTGTGCGAGAACCGAGTCGATTTGTGCCTCACGAAACCCTGCGCCAACGGAGGAACCTGTACGAACCTGAACAACGATTACAGCTGCAAGTGCCGTCCCGGATTTACCGGCAAGGATTGCAGCGTAGACGTGGACGAGTGCCATTCATCGCCTTGCAAAAATGGTGGGACGTGCGTGAATCGCGTAAACAGCTATCAGTGCGTATGTGCGGGAGGATTCCGGGGTGCGTCGTGTGACGAAGAAGCACTGTCAGCCAGCTGGGGCTCGGCAACTGGAAGTATATCGGCGCACATGGCAGGAGGTCATCAGGAGGCACACAGCGGCCGAAGTGACGGCCTGAGCAGTGGCCAGATTGTGTTGATTGCCATCTTTTCTGTTGCAACGCCATTGGCCGCATTCATCGCGACGGCCGTAGTGATTTGCATGAAGCGCAAACGTCGACGAGAACAGGAAAAGGACGACGCTGAAGCCCGCAAGCAAAACGAACAGAACGCTTCACACATGACGCACCACCACCACAACTCAATGTCTTCACCGAAGAGGAGCAGCAACAGCGCTCTCACAAATCTCGACACTTCCCACCATATGATCAAGAACACCTGGGATAAAAGCGTCAACAACATGTCCGCCTCGGCCAGTTTAGACGACGGATGTCTAATGAACAGCAGCCTGTACGGAGCGCTGCCCGGGACTTACGACAGCAACCCTTCCAGCAGTGAACAATGCTACCAGGCTGCCGCCATTCCAGCCACCCTGCAACGTGCCAAATCGCAAAAACAGCTCAATACCGATCCTATAGTAATGCATCGAGCATCGCAAATGATCGCCACCGGAAGTGGTACGACGGCCGGCGGTCAATCGTCGCAGCACGTGGCCGGACCGATCGCCGGCGTTTCCAGCGCTGGGGTCAGTTCATCGTCCGCAGCGGTTTCGGTGGTGAATCCGAAAGAGATGCTGCTCGAGAAGCGGATATCGGTGCTGTCGGACGTTAGCCTGTGCAACAGTCGGTGGAGCGGGGCGCCCCAGAATCGGCAGATCATCGGCCCCTGCAGTCCGCCGCACGTTTAA
- the LOC6053523 gene encoding chromatin-remodeling ATPase INO80: MAEKDIHEKQKMAQPLEEKRLEAALDVEPFLSYAQKVLTAPLTSSDEYDESSDEDSTNNTDSSSGGGAGSIRNFRKLAYGVKASKQERNEDKRYFYNLSSVGPERLWLQNLLLSDTETDQDISDEDEYIKDMLRMHMREQKYREKYYTSRQNSQYGYYGVGFLSSFDMFPEHRRSIVGVRKRKMKRGKKIEKLMKLKQGKKPTKRNDLEDRGCSDIDWEEQLAALRNDDDDEIDSKPTSPTGIKSKRGRKSMAKTPEMMAIRRRKIWQLMAKKELGKVQRAKINNHKDMVTNCRRVASLCMKVSRQKAMQSQKLMKDTVWRAKRLTREMQGYWKRYDRVERETRRRMEKEAEEQRKIDVEIVEAKRQQRKLNFLITQTELYAHFMSKKLGNVSKEEQLKILSQLDEESNPRLTAIDNYDAELMKEQAHRNATDAFNSERARKEQFDSSVQQKVPIYQNVDNSGTIIDLPQPSLFQGCLKGYQLKGMTWLANLYDQGISGILADEMGLGKTVQSIAFLCHIAENYGVWGPFLVISPASTLHNWQQEMERFVPEFNVVPYWGSPNERKILRQFWEQKDLHTKDATFHVVITSYQLVVSDYKYFNRIKWQYMVLDEAQAIKSSSSVRWKLLLGFNCRNRLLLSGTPIQNSMAELWALLHFIMPTLFDSHDEFNEWFSKDIESHAENKTGIDEKQISRLHMILKPFMLRRIKKDVENELSDKIEIMVYCPLTTRQKLLYMALKKKICIEDLLHLTGHGNDGHSFDKNFTSNLMNLVMQFRKVCNHPELFERRDAKSPFFCRPVEYEVPRLVYYEAYLVQTIASKCHLLYNRYNVFNCENVHRSVFGKFQTSGKLDCAQDLNTNDAFSFARFSCLSPNEVDRLALAGLIYFFRHIRQLFKYLILLHHRWIWWERQIDKQCMLLEPTIERWTNTLFKDSHEVLKSIIFTSSGVNSIYSHVDLIIHSDMQETMEHRILRSRNALKLSSVKKTTPPSGTSEIKLEGLDELPVGSSTNLTLLPELPHRFHPTKMHQCWPTEMPQFLYGLIPRVASSEKKFYCKSRRAAWAAIRHAQCESPDGFALVLDALKLSYTSSVGWSKIVIPDKQTLVSDAGKLAVLDSLLTRLKTQGHRVLIYSQMTKMIDLLEEYMWHRKHRYMRLDGSSKISARRDMVADFQSRTDIFVFLLSTRAGGLGINLTAADTVIFYDSDWNPTVDQQAMDRAHRLGQTKQVTVYRLICKGTIEERILQRAREKSEIQRMVISGGNFKPDTLKPKEVVSLLLDDEEIELKYRQKTEERKSVADDEKERERKRAAPSTIKIGELKKSKNETQLNADDLIFLESGAPSPAASEQSNTSGNVKFSESVPQGGADSSNDDNDCDSASGSHISGSLMPYGVLGKQRKRHHPRGTKRGRPRGSRRGGGTGSVGRSDFVGQSPSDAHTPAAPAAIQQLPQVKRGPGRPRLKNGPGNQGHRSHSTRVRKPVGPLVVPLGGQGTAPSPPETSRSSP, translated from the exons ATGGCCGAAAAAGATATTCATGAGAAGCAAAAGATGGCCCAACCTCTGGAAGAAAAG CGTCTGGAAGCGGCCCTCGACGTAGAGCCATTTCTTTCTTACGCCCAAAAGGTGCTGACCGCTCCGTTGACCAGCAGCGACGAGTACGACGAAAGTAGCGATGAAGATTCGACCAACAACACAGATTCGTCTAGTGGCGGCGGGGCCGGAAGTATTCGTAACTTTCGGAAGCTTGCCTACGGTGTTAAAGCGTCCAAGCAGG AACGCAATGAAGATAAGCGATACTTTTACAATCTGTCCTCTGTCGGACCGGAACGCTTGTGGTTGCAAAATTTGCTCCTGTCGGACACCGAAACGGACCAGGATATATCCGACGAGGATGAGTACATTAAAGATATGTTGCGGATGCACATGCGAGAGCAAAAATATCGTGAAAAATATTACACCAGTCGGCAGAATTCCCAGTACGGATATTACGGAGTGGGATTTTTGTCTAGCTTCGATATGTTCCCGGAACATAGGCGCTCGATAGTAGGTGTTCGCAAACGTAAAATGAAGCGGGGGAAAAAGATCGAGAAGTTGATGAAATTGAAGCAGGGCAAAAAGCCAACA AAGCGGAATGACCTGGAAGATCGTGGCTGCTCCGACATAGATTGGGAGGAGCAGTTGGCCGCGCTGAGaaatgacgatgacgatgaaATCGATTCCAAGCCCACCAGTCCCACGGGCATCAAAAGCAAGCGGGGCCGAAAATCGATGGCGAAAACGCCGGAAATGATGGCGATAAGACGGCGCAAGATTTGGCAGCTGATGGCGAAAAAAGAGCTGGGAAAAGTGCAGCGAGCTAAAATTAACAACCACAAAGATATGGTAACCAACTGCCGGCGGGTGGCCTCGCTTTGTATGAAGGTATCCCGCCAGAAGGCGATGCAATCGCAAAAGCTCATGAAAGATACCGTTTGGCGCGCAAAACGGCTCACACGAGAAATGCAGGGCTACTGGAAAAGGTATGATCGCGTGGAGCGAGAAACGCGCCGCCGTATGGAGAAGGAAGCCGAGGAGCAGCGCAAAATTGATGTTGAGATTGTGGAAGCAAAGCGACAGCAgagaaagttgaactttttgatTACGCAGACGGAGTTGTATGCTCACTTCATGTCTAAAAAGTTGGGCAACGTGTCCAAGGAGgagcagttgaaaattttatcacAGCTCGACGAAGAATCCAATCCAAGGTTGACTGCCATCGACAATTACGACGCCGAGCTTATGAAGGAGCAAGCACATCGCAACGCAACCGACGCGTTCAACAGCGAACGTGCTCGAAAGGAACAATTCGATAGTTCCGTGCAGCAAAAGGTGCCAATTTATCAGAATGTTGACAATTCTGGGACCATCATCGATTTGCCACAGCCGTCGCTTTTCCAGGGATGCCTCAAAGGATATCAGCTTAAGGGAATGACGTGGTTGGCGAATCTCTACGATCAAGGCATCAGCGGCATTCTGGCGGACGAAATGGGTCTGGGAAAAACGGTCCAATCGATCGCATTCCTCTGTCACATCGCGGAAAATTACGGCGTGTGGGGTCCATTTTTGGTCATATCTCCTGCCTCGACGCTGCACAACTGGCAGCAAGAGATGGAACGATTTGTGCCCGAATTCAACGTAGTCCCGTATTGGGGATCGCCAAACGAGCGCAAAATTCTTCGACAATTCTGGGAGCAGAAAGATCTCCACACCAAGGATGCTACGTTCCACGTAGTGATCACCAGCTATCAGTTGGTCGTGTCCGACTACAAGTATTTCAACCGGATAAAGTGGCAGTATATGGTGCTGGATGAGGCGCAAGCTATCAAAAGTTCCAGTTCGGTGCGATGGAAGTTACTTCTCGGGTTCAACTGCCGGAACAGGCTGCTGCTCAGCGGTACTCCGATCCAGAACAGCATGGCGGAGCTTTGGGCGCTTTTGCACTTTATCATGCCCACACTGTTTGATTCTCACGACGAGTTCAACGAGTGGTTTTCAAAGGATATCGAAAGTCACGCCGAAAACAAGACGGGAATCGACGAAA AGCAAATTTCCCGACTTCACATGATATTGAAACCATTTATGCTGAGACGCATCAAGAAGGACGTTGAAAATGAGCTTTCGGACAAGATCGAAATAATGGTGTATTGTCCGCTGACGACGAGACAAAAGTTGTTGTACATGGCATTGAAGAAGAAAATTTGCATTGAAGATCTGCTGCACCTCACGGGCCACGGCAATGATGGCCACTCGTTCGACAAGAACTTTACTTCCAACCTGATGAATCTTGTGATGCAGTTTCGAAAGGTGTGCAACCATCCGGAACTCTTTGAGCGTCGGGACGCCAAGAGTCCATTCTTTTGTCGTCCGGTGGAGTACGAGGTGCCACGGTTGGTTTACTACGAGGCTTACCTGGTCCAGACAATTGCCAGCAAGTGTCATCTTCTATACAATCGGtacaatgttttcaattgcGAAAACGTGCACCGGTCCGTGTTCGGAAAGTTTCAAACAAGCGGCAAGCTCGACTGCGCGCAGGACTTGAACACAAACGATGCGTTTTCGTTTGCGAGATTCAGCTGTTTGTCCCCCAATGAGGTGGACCGTTTGGCACTGGCAGGGTTGATCTATTT cttccgaCACATTCGCCAATTGTTCAAATATCTAATTCTGCTACACCATCGCTGGATATGGTGGGAGCGTCAAATCGATAAGCAATGCATGCTGCTGGAACCAACGATTGAACGCTGGACGAACACGCTGTTCAAAGACTCGCACGAGGTACTAAAGTCGATCATTTTCACCTCAAGCGGTGTCAACAGTATCTACAGTCACGTCGATCTCATAATCCATAGTGATATGCAGGAAACAATGGAACATAGAATTCTCCGAAGTCGGAATGCTCTCAAGCTGTCCAGTGTGAAAAAAACAACTCCCCCATCAGGCACATCGGAGATTAAACTCGAAGGTCTGGACGAACTTCCGGTAGGTTCCAGTACGAACTTGACTCTTTTGCCGGAGTTACCACACCGCTTCCATCCTACAAAAATGCATCAATGTTGGCCAACCGAGATGCCACAATTTCTGTACGGACTCATTCCACGGGTCGCCAGTTCGGAAAAGAAATTCTA CTGCAAGAGTCGTCGGGCCGCGTGGGCAGCCATTCGCCACGCCCAATGCGAATCTCCGGATGGGTTTGCTCTggttttggacgcgttgaagCTGTCCTACACGAGCTCGGTCGGGTGGTCCAAAATAGTCATCCCGGACAAGCAAACGCTAGTTTCCGACGCGGGCAAGCTGGCCGTACTGGACTCCCTGCTGACTCGGCTTAAAACCCAAGGCCATCGCGTGCTAATTTActcccaaatgaccaaaatgatcgaccTGCTGGAG GAGTACATGTGGCACCGAAAGCACCGGTACATGCGGCTCGACGGATCCAGCAAAATTTCGGCAAGACGCGACATGGTTGCTGACTTCCAGAGCAGAACTGacattttcgtgtttttgctCTCGACGCGTGCCGGGGGATTGGGCATTAACTTAACAGCGGCGGACACG GTTATTTTTTACGACTCCGACTGGAACCCGACGGTTGATCAACAAGCAATGGATCGAGCGCACCGTCTTGGGCAAACAAAACAGGTCACTGTTTATCGCTTGATTTGCAAGGGAACCATCGAGGAGCGGATATTGCAACGAGCTCGGGAAAAAAGTGAG ATTCAAAGAATGGTGATAAGCGGTGGCAACTTTAAACCAGACACGCTGAAGCCAAAAGAAGTAGTCTCTCTACTGTTGGATGACGAAGAAATTGAGTTGAAAT ATCGTCAAAAGACGGAAGAAAGGAAGAGTGTTGCTGACGATGAGAAGGAACGTGAACGAAAAAGAGCAGCTCCATCAACGATCAAG ATAGGCGAACTGAAAAAAAGCAAGAACGAAACGCAACTAAACGCGGATGATTTGATATTTCTAGAGTCGGGCGCTCCCAGTCCGGCCGCTAGCGAGCAATCTAACACAAGTGGGAATGTAAAATTTTCGGAATCCGTGCCTCAAGGTGGCGCCGACTCCAGTAACGATGACAATGATTGTGATAGTGCAAGCGGTTCGCATATATCAG GATCACTCATGCCCTACGGTGTCCTTGGGAAGCAACGAAAACGCCATCACCCTCGTGGAACAAAGCGGGGCAGACCACGAGGATCTCGCCGCGGTGGTGGCACTGGTAGTGTTGGCCGATCAGACTTCGTTGGGCAGTCACCGAGCG ATGCACACACACCAGCGGCACCGGCAGCAATTCAGCAGCTTCCCCAGGTCAAAAGAGGGCCAGGTCGACCACGCCTCAAAAACGGTCCCGGAAACCAAGGCCATCGGAGTCATTCTACACGAGTAAGGAAACCTGTCGGCCCACTGGTTGTACCGTTGGGGGGGCAAGGTACCGCTCCATCTCCGCCGGAAACTAGTAGAAGTTCGCCATGA